Proteins co-encoded in one Candidatus Nitrosocosmicus arcticus genomic window:
- a CDS encoding acetate--CoA ligase family protein, which yields MTDQNKIKSIFEDSFKNKTKVITEEIAKGILSEYNISVPRFALVKDVGSTVTEARKLGFPLVAKIVSPQILHKTDVGGVKIDLKDEESVKSAFNDMYDRLSKDYDVKGVLLEKMVPKGVEMIVGLQNDPQFGPVMMVGLGGIFTELFKDVSFRVLPLTKEDAIQMIEELQGKMLLKGYRGSDPIDMEMLTTALLNIGKLGYDISPYYESIDFNPMIVYPDSYFVADAKIILSERPKYDVVSKTEPNSTNIDLFFNAKSVALIGASPEIGKIGNSVLETLVKHDYKGKVYPVNAKGYPEIMGVPAYKSLNDIKDPIDVVVVTVDLKFVPDLLKICGDKSIHNVVIISGGGKELGGERAVIEQQVKELSSQLNIRIIGPNCIGMFNGENRLDCAFQGHERMLRPKNGNVAFLSQSGTIGIAFMEHSFPFGMSKMVSYGNRSDVDEADMIWYLSEDPQTKVIGLYVEGLGDGRKFVNTAKKVISDRNKPIIVFKNGRTTRGAKQAASHTGSLGGTYSVVKGAFSQNGIISVDSYDELTASLKALSWQPVPNGNRVAMVTNGAGPIIAAIDQFERMGLQVANLSEESMKSFKSHYPATYVIGNPCDVTGSANADDYKFAIQTFMDDPNVDIVMPWFVFQDDPLEEKIVDILAEFNKEGKKPILVGALGGPFTQKMANRLEENNVPVYQSVNTWSIAASSLAKWSALSKSQE from the coding sequence TTGACAGATCAAAACAAAATTAAATCGATATTTGAGGATTCTTTTAAGAATAAGACCAAAGTCATTACTGAAGAAATTGCTAAAGGCATTCTTTCTGAATATAATATTAGCGTTCCTAGGTTTGCGTTGGTCAAGGATGTTGGCTCAACAGTCACTGAAGCAAGAAAATTGGGTTTTCCATTAGTGGCAAAAATAGTCTCCCCACAAATTTTGCACAAAACCGATGTAGGAGGAGTTAAGATTGATCTTAAAGATGAAGAATCTGTTAAATCTGCATTTAATGATATGTATGATAGACTATCAAAGGATTATGATGTAAAGGGGGTCCTACTCGAGAAAATGGTCCCCAAAGGGGTTGAGATGATTGTTGGGTTGCAAAACGATCCCCAGTTTGGCCCTGTTATGATGGTTGGACTAGGAGGAATTTTCACTGAATTATTCAAAGATGTTTCGTTTCGGGTTCTCCCTCTTACCAAAGAGGATGCAATACAAATGATAGAAGAACTTCAGGGTAAAATGCTGTTAAAAGGATATCGTGGTTCAGATCCGATAGATATGGAAATGTTGACTACTGCCTTACTCAATATAGGAAAATTAGGATACGATATTTCGCCTTATTATGAAAGCATAGATTTCAATCCTATGATTGTATATCCGGACAGTTATTTTGTAGCTGATGCAAAGATTATTTTATCAGAACGTCCTAAATATGATGTTGTTTCTAAAACTGAACCAAATTCAACCAACATAGATTTGTTTTTTAATGCAAAATCTGTCGCATTGATAGGGGCCTCCCCTGAAATAGGAAAGATAGGAAACTCTGTGCTGGAAACATTGGTAAAGCATGACTATAAAGGGAAGGTGTATCCCGTAAACGCAAAAGGCTACCCCGAAATAATGGGAGTACCAGCATACAAGAGTCTAAATGATATTAAGGATCCTATTGACGTAGTAGTTGTTACTGTAGATTTAAAATTTGTTCCTGATTTGTTGAAGATTTGTGGCGATAAATCAATCCACAATGTTGTAATCATTTCCGGAGGTGGGAAAGAGTTAGGAGGGGAAAGAGCGGTTATTGAACAACAAGTTAAGGAATTGTCATCTCAGTTAAATATTAGGATTATTGGACCAAACTGCATTGGTATGTTTAACGGCGAGAATAGGCTTGATTGTGCGTTCCAGGGGCATGAACGTATGCTTAGACCTAAAAATGGCAATGTGGCATTCTTGTCGCAAAGTGGAACAATAGGCATCGCATTTATGGAACATTCATTTCCTTTTGGAATGAGTAAAATGGTTTCTTATGGAAACCGATCTGATGTAGACGAAGCTGACATGATTTGGTATTTATCCGAGGACCCACAAACCAAGGTTATTGGATTATATGTTGAAGGCTTGGGCGATGGCCGAAAGTTTGTAAACACTGCTAAGAAGGTAATTTCTGACCGAAATAAGCCGATAATAGTATTCAAAAATGGGCGAACTACAAGGGGTGCTAAACAAGCTGCTTCTCACACTGGCTCTCTTGGAGGAACTTACAGCGTAGTGAAGGGTGCATTTTCACAAAATGGCATAATTTCAGTGGACAGCTACGATGAACTGACTGCTTCCCTCAAAGCCCTTTCATGGCAACCGGTACCAAATGGAAACAGAGTTGCAATGGTTACGAATGGTGCGGGGCCGATAATTGCAGCCATTGATCAATTTGAGAGAATGGGATTACAGGTAGCTAACCTAAGTGAAGAAAGTATGAAATCATTCAAGTCTCATTATCCCGCTACTTACGTAATCGGCAATCCATGTGATGTCACAGGATCTGCAAATGCTGACGACTATAAATTTGCGATCCAGACATTTATGGATGACCCGAATGTCGATATTGTAATGCCCTGGTTCGTATTCCAAGACGATCCACTTGAGGAGAAAATAGTCGATATTCTGGCTGAATTTAATAAGGAAGGGAAAAAGCCCATACTTGTTGGAGCATTGGGCGGTCCATTTACTCAAAAAATGGCGAACAGATTAGAGGAGAATAATGTGCCCGTCTATCAATCGGTAAATACCTGGAGCATAGCAGCTAGTTCATTAGCCAAATGGTCTGCATTATCAAAGTCTCAAGAGTAG
- a CDS encoding class I SAM-dependent methyltransferase, which yields MKDIGLGNLYWKEVIKVLRNIIPVYDKVNSAISLGKDNQFRKEGIRKSVFPGDHVLDAGSGYGNMSKLVLDFVSENVTINFYDPIPEMLGKIKNKFKNYNNSYFLCSGIFEKIPYRSNTFDAVLCGYSIRDSIALNDSFAEIHRVLKKNGRLLIVDLGKPDNFLARYLVSFYLKYFLVIMAFLAAGREGLPFRTLYGTFLRWPRNKELNDLLLKKFSKVEFNKKLLGGAIIVIAYK from the coding sequence TTGAAGGATATTGGATTAGGCAATTTATATTGGAAAGAAGTGATTAAGGTACTTAGGAATATTATTCCTGTTTACGATAAGGTAAATAGTGCTATTTCATTGGGAAAAGACAATCAGTTTCGAAAAGAAGGAATAAGGAAAAGCGTTTTCCCTGGAGATCATGTACTAGATGCGGGCTCTGGATATGGCAACATGTCAAAACTAGTTCTGGATTTCGTCTCTGAGAATGTAACTATAAATTTTTATGATCCTATTCCTGAAATGTTGGGTAAAATCAAAAACAAATTTAAGAATTACAATAATAGTTATTTTTTATGTAGTGGCATCTTTGAAAAGATTCCTTACAGGTCTAATACATTTGATGCTGTTCTATGTGGTTATTCTATTAGAGATTCTATCGCTTTGAATGATTCCTTTGCAGAAATTCACCGGGTTTTAAAGAAAAATGGAAGGTTATTAATTGTTGATCTCGGAAAACCTGATAATTTTTTGGCCCGTTATCTTGTATCCTTCTATCTAAAGTATTTCCTTGTAATCATGGCATTCTTAGCCGCTGGGAGGGAGGGATTACCTTTTCGTACACTATACGGTACATTTCTTAGGTGGCCAAGAAACAAAGAGCTAAATGATTTGTTATTAAAAAAATTTTCCAAGGTAGAGTTTAATAAAAAGCTGCTGGGAGGGGCCATAATTGTGATTGCTTATAAATAA
- the cgi121 gene encoding KEOPS complex subunit Cgi121, translating to MNFCISPDHKAISQEVINRLGVEVGDNKRIISLDTLKSIIVGFSFFDTDVRRVYDELKSEDKTINIIFVNSKLVYGWDHVLGILKIINEEEKRNIKSGIKNVEIEFLLRICYTNQIKDALEANFGDSKNKTFVVVLISKFGDNLSNTLGTLMSYGFEDSNLVVSNTTKKDYILNCFFKDKFKGNSYLLLNNEEKYLKFLVEKAAISLN from the coding sequence TTGAATTTTTGTATCAGCCCAGATCATAAAGCTATTAGTCAAGAAGTCATCAATAGACTTGGAGTGGAGGTCGGGGACAACAAGAGGATCATTAGCCTGGATACCTTAAAATCAATTATCGTGGGATTTTCCTTTTTTGACACGGATGTAAGAAGGGTCTATGACGAGCTAAAATCAGAAGATAAAACTATCAACATAATATTTGTTAATTCAAAATTGGTTTATGGGTGGGACCATGTACTGGGAATCTTAAAGATAATTAACGAGGAGGAAAAAAGAAATATCAAATCGGGCATAAAAAACGTCGAAATTGAATTTTTACTTAGAATATGCTACACAAATCAAATAAAAGATGCCCTAGAAGCAAACTTTGGAGATAGCAAAAATAAAACTTTTGTCGTAGTATTGATTTCTAAATTTGGAGACAATTTGAGTAATACTCTCGGTACTCTCATGTCCTACGGTTTTGAAGATAGTAACTTGGTAGTTTCTAATACCACCAAGAAGGACTACATCCTCAATTGCTTCTTTAAAGACAAATTCAAAGGCAATTCATATTTATTATTAAATAATGAAGAAAAATATTTGAAATTCCTTGTTGAGAAAGCAGCGATATCCCTAAATTAA